The segment atagttaaaatttctatttttaaataagtataaaaatatGATCTGAGACATGCCTCTAGGAAGAGCTGGGCTGTAGATAGAAGCACTTTACAGCAGCACAGAACTTGTTGGCAAACCATGGGCTTCAGGCCCATTGGACTGGCTCATACATAAACTCGCATGCTCTGGGAGAGAATGAAATAGGAACAGTGGATGATGCCAGCTTCTAGGCTTCAAGCACGCGTGAAAAGTTGGAAGTGATCAACGACTCATTTGTAAATTGTTCATCTAGAAGCCATGTACACGTCTAGAAGCACATGGATTTTAAGAAATTCCTACCAACCGGTCGGAAGTTTCTACCCAATTATTCAACCGGGGGATTCTAGATATTTTTTACTAGATATAAAATCTGATGggattttgtagaatttgagtttttaataatttatttctcatttattacatcaaaataatatctttttattatttttaaatttatttttaacatcaatttaaaaacctaaataataataataataataattttaagcaaaaattcTTCATCTTTAGCAACGGTCCAACTTGTCAATCCAACTAGTTTTATTCAAGGTGTTCCCGGTTTAAGAAGTTATAACGGAACGTTCCTGACAAGCGACGAGTCCATCAActacttttattaaaataatagtcaATGCGGAGTGGCGTTCCAGCTTCGCTATCAAGGGCTCTGCATAGAAACCCCAAACATCCTCttgttcattgaaaaaaaaaaaaatatcttgatccATCTCTAATCGGAACAGGAATCCATTGAGAATGGGGCAACAAGACCAGCCTGTCGTCGGAGTTCCTTACTACGCCGGCCAGAACCCTTACCAAGCCGGAGCTATACCGCCAAACGCAATCGTCGGGGATCCGAAGGGAATCCCGATTCAACAGACTATGTATCGCGACACCCCTGCTCCTTTTAACTGCGTTTACTGTGGTAATTCAGGCGTTACCTTCGTTAGGTAACCACTTAATCCTCTCTGCGCCACTTTTAggtttttgattttcttatatgCCAATATCTTAAACTTTCAGTGGTTATTTATGCAAAATTGAGCTGCTGTTCTTGGTTGGTGCAAAATCACAACTGCTAGGAATATCTTACTATTAATTGCGAAATCTTGGAAGTTTTATTCCTACATGTTGGCTTTCCTGTCTTTCTTTTAGAGGATacgatttcaaaaaaataatcaactgtTCTGCAAACTTAGTAATGAAGAATAGGATTTTTAATGATGAAGACGATTTTTCTCTATTTGAATTCAGTGAATGCTGTTGTGTGTAACCCAGATTAATGAAACTATCACTCATAGCCCGTTGTTATTGAACCAGCAATGTTGTTGGGAATTATGTTTGTTGGCATTTGTCTCTTCCTTTGAATTCTGAATTTCTGCTTTGGAATAAAGGGATTGAGAACTGACGGAGCAACTCTGCAGTTTTTTGTTGTCTATACAAACATCAAAACTGGTACTCACacaaattagcattttttttatgaaatggtaCTTACATAACACCATTACATGCTTAATAAGATTTGCTTGTAtagatttttctcttttcctttgttGTTGAAGAGTAGACTGTCGAAACAGAAAAGGAACAAACAATTATCTCGCTGTTGCAATAGTTTTCCAAGTTCTGGCACTCTATGTTCTCTTCGTTTCTAGTCCTTGTCTTGTCTTTTCTTTCATGGATTGATCCTCCCTCTCCTGAATACAGATCAAAGCCTAGTTTGGCAGCTGTTGTTGGTTGCATGATGCCTTTGATGCTTGGTTTTTGCTTTCTTTGCCCTTCTATGGACTGCCTCTGGCACAAGTATCACTACTGTCCAAGCTGCAAAGAAAAGGTGAGACATTTCATACATTTCACCCTGTTATTTCCCGATTTTCTTTGACTTCTCTAGTGTTGTATTAAGATCAGAATGCTAGCATGGTAACGGTTGTATGCTCTGGTTTGCTGTAGGTTGCGAACTTTGAGAAATCAGATCCTTGTGCGGTGATGGATCCTCCTCACTGGACACAGGAGAGCTTCGCATTGCCTGCATaatatgtttgtttgttatcTCTATCTTGCATTCTTCCTGGCTGAATTCTATGTTCAACATGTGTATTGCTATTTTGTGTGTTATAGACTGTTCGGTACTTCATGCATGTAGAGGATGTAAAAAGGTACTGTTGTTGCATATGTGCTTCAAATAGTGGAGAACTAGCAGCGCTTTCCATATAGTACAGCTCTGATTTTTAGTGTTTGCTCTTgtaaaaagctattttttaaGCTTGTGTCCTATTTTACTTTGGCACAAAATATGTGCTGAGCCTGCTCTTAAAAGATCTTcatatgaaaatgattttttcttgacaaataaaaaaaccgattGGGGTAGTGAATTCACAATGCACCTTGACTTAATGCATTGGGGATGATAACAATGTAATTGTGCTATTGCCCttccaaaataaaaggcattGAGCTAGCTATTGGGAGCAATATTGTAATTTCACAAGGATCAAATAGTCATTATCATATTGATAAGGCAGAATGTGGTCTTTTCACATTTTCACATTATCCTAACACAATATAATGACTAAAATActcttaaatcaaaataatttttatttaggtcTAGGTTTAGGGGCAGGCAcatttgtctttttttgaaTGCATagtgaattaacttaattaccCTTGgaaccataattttttaaacttgaaaccaAGGGTTGTTTtgcctttttattattttatttgtaatagaCAGGTTAAGTCGGGCAATTTGgtagtttaatttgaaataatctgaaaaaatattatttaaataaatggtTAGTGCATGCATAGCATACGCTGATATGTCAAACCGCTCTGCATGCTTATAACGGTGTATGCAACGGCGTGTGGTGGTGGAGATTGGCCATTTACGGTGGTGTTAAAACCCTTACATCATCTCTTGCCTGATAAAGTGGCGTGTGCAATGTTTGGTGTGGTGATTTGGATGTGGCCACCTTTTCTTTcgtttttctctctattctcctTTAAAACAAGTtgcctaataaaaaaatttatattgccCTCTTATCTTGTTCAGGTTTATGATTTAGtccttcttatttttaattgtatgatgttttttattgtatgaagattttttttttataaacttaagTTTGTTTTCgattttatccttc is part of the Populus nigra chromosome 8, ddPopNigr1.1, whole genome shotgun sequence genome and harbors:
- the LOC133700912 gene encoding GSH-induced LITAF domain protein-like, which gives rise to MGQQDQPVVGVPYYAGQNPYQAGAIPPNAIVGDPKGIPIQQTMYRDTPAPFNCVYCGNSGVTFVRSKPSLAAVVGCMMPLMLGFCFLCPSMDCLWHKYHYCPSCKEKVANFEKSDPCAVMDPPHWTQESFALPA